The Micromonospora sp. NBC_00421 genome contains a region encoding:
- a CDS encoding ferredoxin: MSAVDTGWTVTVDREACIGTGVCAGAAPRQIEIRDGKASALAPRTSPDEAVIDAADMCPMSAITVRDAASGALLAPEE; encoded by the coding sequence GTGAGCGCGGTGGACACCGGTTGGACGGTCACCGTCGACCGGGAGGCCTGCATCGGCACCGGGGTCTGCGCCGGCGCGGCCCCCCGCCAGATCGAGATCCGGGACGGCAAGGCCTCCGCCCTGGCCCCCCGGACCTCGCCCGACGAGGCGGTCATCGACGCCGCCGACATGTGCCCGATGTCCGCGATCACGGTCCGCGACGCCGCCTCCGGCGCGCTGCTCGCGCCCGAGGAGTGA
- a CDS encoding cytochrome P450: MTIDQEIRKYPFSESPGIDIDPTYGLLRSTEPLARVQLPYGEVSWLATRYEDVKTVLTDPRFSRAAAQGQDQPRLREEMTYEGIIGLDPPDHTRLRKLAGKALTARRVNGIREDAQRIANEYVDDMIAKGSPGDLVEMFALPFPITVICELLGVPFEDRAQFRIWTEGLTSTSEQLMSYVEQLFGYMGNLVAQRREQPTDDLLGALVKARDEGDRLTEQELLSIAGVGLLLTGVETVSTHIPNFVYALLTRPELMAQLRADRSLVPAAVEELLRMIPLNPAAMFPRYAVEDVELSGITVRAGEPVLVSLPGANRDPEIFDDPEAFDFTREQNPHVAFGHGPHHCLGAQLARMELQVALHTILDRFPELSLADGDAGVAWKSGLLVRGPNKLLVSW, translated from the coding sequence GTGACGATCGATCAGGAGATCCGCAAGTATCCGTTCAGCGAGTCGCCCGGGATCGACATCGACCCGACGTACGGGTTGCTGCGCAGCACCGAGCCGCTGGCCCGGGTGCAGTTGCCGTACGGCGAGGTGTCCTGGCTCGCCACCCGGTACGAGGACGTCAAGACCGTGCTGACCGACCCGAGGTTCAGCCGGGCCGCGGCGCAGGGCCAGGACCAACCCCGGCTGCGCGAGGAGATGACCTACGAGGGCATCATCGGCCTCGACCCGCCGGACCACACCCGGCTGCGCAAGCTGGCCGGCAAGGCGCTTACCGCCCGCCGGGTCAACGGGATTCGCGAGGACGCGCAGCGGATCGCCAACGAGTACGTCGACGACATGATCGCCAAGGGCTCCCCCGGCGACCTGGTGGAGATGTTCGCGCTGCCCTTCCCGATCACGGTGATCTGCGAACTGCTCGGGGTGCCGTTCGAGGACCGGGCCCAGTTCCGGATCTGGACCGAGGGGCTGACCAGCACCAGCGAGCAGCTCATGAGCTACGTGGAGCAGCTCTTCGGCTACATGGGCAACCTGGTCGCCCAGCGCCGTGAGCAGCCCACCGACGACCTGCTCGGCGCGTTGGTCAAGGCCCGCGACGAGGGTGACCGGCTGACCGAGCAGGAACTGCTCTCCATCGCCGGGGTCGGGCTGCTGCTCACCGGGGTCGAGACGGTCTCCACGCACATCCCCAACTTCGTCTACGCGCTGCTGACCAGGCCGGAGCTGATGGCGCAGCTGCGCGCCGACCGGAGCCTGGTGCCGGCGGCCGTGGAGGAACTGCTGCGGATGATCCCGCTCAACCCGGCCGCGATGTTCCCCCGCTACGCGGTGGAGGACGTGGAGCTGAGCGGGATCACCGTCCGCGCCGGGGAGCCGGTGCTGGTCTCCCTGCCCGGGGCCAACCGGGACCCGGAGATCTTCGACGACCCGGAGGCCTTCGACTTCACCCGCGAGCAGAACCCGCACGTCGCGTTCGGTCACGGCCCGCACCACTGCCTCGGCGCGCAGCTCGCCCGGATGGAGCTCCAGGTGGCTCTGCACACCATCCTGGACCGGTTCCCCGAGCTGAGCCTGGCCGACGGCGACGCGGGCGTGGCGTGGAAGTCCGGCCTGCTGGTCCGGGGCCCGAACAAGCTGCTGGTGTCCTGGTGA
- a CDS encoding KamA family radical SAM protein, with protein sequence MSLLVSTTADPGRFHSFGPHHIDELGTRYGLSADNLHAIRTISQVLPFRVNEYVLSHLIDWDRIPDDPIFRLVFPQHGMLAAADERIVGDLLRAGDRKGLRGEVARIRAGLNPHPSGQQQHNVPSLDGQELPGMQHKYRETVLYFPQQGQTCHAYCTYCFRWAQFVGDADLRFAAPGPEQLVTYLHRHPAVTDVLVTGGDPMIMSTERLRSHVEPLLKVDTVRTIRFGTKAVAYWPYRFVSDSDADDLLRLFAQVVASGRNVAVMAHFSHPRELATEVATRAIARIRSTGAVVYCQAPLIRYVNDDARAWSEMWRAELAVGAVPYYMFVERDTGPRDYFQVPLTRAADIFRTAYQDLPGLARTVRGPVMSATPGKVLVDGVERTPDGDFFQLRLIQARDRRLVGRPFRARWSADAAWLSDLELDPSAPADILAAVSPSTARPGVAVTA encoded by the coding sequence ATGTCCCTGCTCGTTTCCACGACCGCCGATCCGGGGCGGTTCCACTCCTTCGGGCCGCACCACATCGATGAGCTGGGGACCCGGTACGGATTGTCGGCCGACAATCTGCACGCGATCCGCACCATTTCCCAGGTGCTGCCGTTCCGGGTCAACGAATACGTCCTGTCGCACCTGATCGACTGGGACCGCATCCCGGACGACCCGATCTTCCGGTTGGTGTTCCCGCAGCACGGCATGCTCGCCGCCGCCGACGAGCGGATCGTCGGCGACCTGCTGCGCGCCGGCGACCGCAAGGGGCTGCGCGGTGAGGTGGCCCGGATCCGGGCCGGGCTCAACCCGCACCCGTCCGGGCAGCAGCAGCACAACGTGCCGAGCCTGGACGGCCAGGAGCTGCCGGGCATGCAGCACAAGTACCGGGAGACGGTGCTCTACTTCCCGCAGCAGGGGCAGACCTGCCACGCGTACTGCACCTACTGCTTCCGATGGGCGCAGTTCGTCGGGGACGCCGACCTGCGGTTCGCCGCGCCCGGCCCGGAGCAGTTGGTGACCTACCTGCACCGGCACCCGGCGGTGACCGACGTGCTGGTCACCGGGGGCGATCCGATGATCATGTCGACGGAGCGGCTGCGCAGCCACGTGGAGCCGCTGCTGAAGGTGGACACCGTCCGCACCATCCGGTTCGGCACCAAGGCGGTCGCCTACTGGCCGTACCGGTTCGTCTCCGACAGCGACGCCGACGACCTGCTGCGGCTGTTCGCGCAGGTGGTCGCGTCCGGCCGCAACGTCGCGGTGATGGCGCACTTCAGCCACCCCCGGGAACTGGCCACCGAGGTCGCCACCCGGGCCATCGCCCGGATCCGGTCGACCGGGGCGGTGGTCTACTGCCAGGCCCCGCTGATCCGGTACGTCAACGACGACGCCCGCGCCTGGAGCGAGATGTGGCGTGCCGAGCTGGCCGTCGGTGCGGTGCCCTACTACATGTTCGTCGAGCGGGACACCGGTCCCCGGGACTACTTCCAGGTGCCGCTGACCCGGGCCGCCGACATCTTCCGCACCGCGTACCAGGATCTGCCCGGCCTGGCCCGGACGGTGCGCGGGCCGGTCATGTCGGCGACCCCCGGCAAGGTGCTCGTCGACGGCGTCGAGCGGACCCCGGACGGCGACTTCTTCCAGCTCCGGTTGATCCAGGCCCGCGACCGGCGGCTGGTCGGCCGACCGTTCCGGGCCCGCTGGTCGGCCGACGCGGCCTGGCTGAGCGACCTGGAACTCGATCCGAGCGCCCCGGCGGACATCCTCGCCGCGGTCAGCCCCAGCACGGCCCGCCCCGGCGTGGCCGTCACCGCCTGA
- a CDS encoding pyridoxal phosphate-dependent aminotransferase: MAGRKISPNLALDQLVAQRIAAGESIVHLGFGESRLPVFPPLARALTEGADRNAYGPVVGDPATRDAVAGYFSRRRLPTEADQVIIAPGSKPLLMALQLVVGGDTLVAAPSWVTYAPQARLAGKTVLGVPIPDSCGGVPDPTALRETIHAARVLGHDPRILVLTSPDNPTGTHAPDELVRELCAIAEEEDLLIVSDEIYRDILHTPGTDLLSPAEIAPRRTVVITGLSKNLALGGWRIGAARFPVGGWGGRIRADVAAVASEIWSTLAGPMQSVARYAFAEPPEIRERLTEDAALHGAVAGAVHRIMVDAGATCRPPTGAFYVYPDFAPLREPLAEQGVTDGATLQHYLLEELGVAVLSGHHFGDRPEALRFRAATSMLYGDTPEQQRQTQTAADPLAVPHVADALVRIEQALAKLPR, encoded by the coding sequence ATGGCCGGCCGGAAGATCTCGCCCAACCTCGCGCTCGACCAGTTGGTCGCGCAGCGGATCGCCGCCGGCGAGTCCATCGTGCACCTGGGCTTCGGCGAGTCCCGCCTGCCGGTGTTCCCGCCGCTGGCGCGGGCGCTGACCGAGGGCGCCGACCGCAACGCGTACGGGCCGGTGGTCGGTGACCCGGCCACCCGCGACGCGGTGGCCGGGTACTTCTCCCGCCGTCGGCTGCCCACCGAGGCTGACCAGGTGATCATCGCGCCGGGCAGCAAGCCGCTGCTGATGGCCCTGCAGTTGGTGGTCGGCGGGGACACCCTGGTCGCCGCCCCGAGCTGGGTGACCTACGCCCCGCAGGCCCGGTTGGCCGGCAAGACCGTGCTGGGGGTGCCGATCCCGGACTCCTGCGGTGGGGTGCCCGACCCGACGGCGCTGCGGGAGACGATCCACGCCGCCCGGGTGCTCGGTCACGACCCGCGCATCCTGGTGCTCACCTCGCCGGACAACCCGACCGGCACGCACGCCCCGGACGAGCTGGTCCGGGAGCTGTGCGCGATCGCCGAGGAGGAGGACCTGCTGATCGTCTCGGACGAGATCTACCGGGACATCCTGCACACCCCGGGGACCGACCTGCTCTCCCCGGCCGAGATCGCTCCCCGGCGGACCGTGGTGATCACCGGGTTGAGCAAGAACCTGGCCCTCGGCGGCTGGCGGATCGGGGCCGCCCGGTTCCCGGTCGGCGGGTGGGGCGGGCGGATCCGCGCCGACGTCGCCGCGGTGGCCAGCGAGATCTGGTCCACCCTGGCCGGACCGATGCAGTCGGTGGCCCGGTACGCCTTCGCCGAGCCGCCGGAGATCCGCGAGCGGCTGACCGAGGACGCCGCGCTGCACGGCGCGGTGGCCGGCGCGGTGCACCGGATCATGGTGGACGCGGGCGCCACCTGCCGGCCGCCGACCGGCGCGTTCTACGTCTACCCGGACTTCGCGCCGCTGCGCGAACCGCTGGCCGAGCAGGGCGTCACCGACGGTGCCACGTTGCAGCACTACCTGCTGGAGGAGCTGGGCGTCGCGGTGCTCTCCGGCCACCACTTCGGCGACCGGCCGGAGGCGCTGCGCTTCCGCGCCGCGACCAGCATGCTCTACGGCGACACCCCCGAGCAGCAGCGGCAGACCCAGACCGCCGCCGACCCGCTGGCCGTGCCGCACGTCGCCGACGCGCTGGTCCGCATCGAGCAGGCCCTCGCCAAGCTCCCCCGGTGA
- a CDS encoding ACP S-malonyltransferase: MTSAIVFPGMGPCDFADVAKFMLIDRDARELLAAASDALEYDLFASYRDSDSDYSEYAQVAFLVNCVALARWAERTMDLRPDLIAGPSFGGKAAAVFSGALDFAEAVRMTARLSRIETEYFTAEQRGVVTMSFVRTPAERLREILAELDEAGEWYEISCYVDTDFWMVTLHERRTEWLTQRLRAGGGLPLYVMDPPLHAAAFQPLRDRVEAELFGSLHFTDPQIPVVADQDGTVRTTADGVRAMLLDGIVTPVRWPEVVATFQRSGVETVHVCGPDRLWGRVGATVRNFRTTIVDPRRAMRPIRRTVAA; encoded by the coding sequence ATGACAAGCGCCATCGTCTTTCCCGGGATGGGTCCGTGCGACTTCGCCGACGTCGCGAAGTTCATGCTCATCGACCGGGACGCCCGCGAACTGCTCGCCGCCGCCAGCGACGCCCTGGAGTACGACCTGTTCGCCAGCTACCGGGACAGCGACAGCGACTACTCCGAGTACGCCCAGGTCGCCTTCCTGGTCAACTGCGTGGCGCTGGCCCGCTGGGCGGAGCGGACCATGGACCTGCGTCCGGACCTGATCGCCGGGCCCAGCTTCGGTGGCAAGGCCGCCGCCGTGTTCAGCGGCGCGCTGGACTTCGCCGAGGCGGTCCGGATGACCGCCCGGCTGTCCCGGATCGAGACGGAGTACTTCACCGCCGAGCAGCGGGGGGTGGTGACGATGTCGTTCGTCCGTACCCCGGCCGAGCGGCTGCGGGAGATCCTGGCCGAGCTGGACGAGGCCGGCGAGTGGTACGAGATCTCCTGCTACGTGGACACCGACTTCTGGATGGTGACCCTGCACGAGCGGCGCACCGAGTGGTTGACGCAGCGGCTGCGGGCCGGCGGTGGACTGCCGCTGTACGTGATGGACCCGCCGCTGCACGCCGCCGCGTTCCAGCCGCTGCGCGACCGGGTGGAGGCGGAGCTGTTCGGGTCGCTGCACTTCACCGACCCGCAGATCCCGGTCGTCGCCGACCAGGACGGCACGGTACGCACCACCGCCGACGGCGTACGGGCCATGCTGCTGGACGGGATCGTCACTCCGGTGCGCTGGCCGGAGGTGGTCGCCACGTTCCAACGGTCCGGGGTGGAGACGGTGCACGTCTGCGGACCGGACCGGTTGTGGGGCCGGGTCGGCGCCACCGTCCGCAACTTCCGGACCACCATCGTGGACCCGCGACGGGCGATGCGGCCGATCCGCCGCACCGTGGCCGCCTGA
- a CDS encoding AMP-binding protein has translation MTQHTDYALHGRFLQGLAAAPRATALHLPTGPVSYEQLHATALRWAGALAVGPDGPPRVVGILAGKTLESYAGLLATLYVGATAVPLHPEFPAARTAGMLTACGVSVLLLDDAGLAVRAEMGDAVAGVPVFAPVVDPRGSGAGLRLPVASATPLAAPRPAGPDDVAYVLFTSGSTGRPKGVPITHGNLRHYFSVLDDRYDFGPDDRFSQSFDLNFDCAMFDLFCAWGAGASVHPVPPVAYRDVPKFVAERGLTVWFSTPSAITLVRRTDRLTAAAMPSLRWSFFAGEALHAADAVDWQAAAPGSTLENIYGPTELTVTITGHRWSPQTSPGLCVNGLVPIGALHDGHDGVLLDADGAASEVEGELCITGPQLTPGYLDPADDQGRFLVRDGRRWYRTGDRVRRLENKELIYLGRLDSQVQVHGWRVELAEIEHALRDCPGIEDAVTVARAAAGGTELVVFYTGEPTAPAELARQLRKILPKGMLPRSYRHLPEFPLNSNRKVDRARLAREAAEH, from the coding sequence ATGACCCAGCACACCGACTACGCCCTGCACGGCCGGTTCCTCCAGGGGCTGGCCGCCGCGCCCCGGGCCACCGCCCTGCACCTGCCCACCGGCCCGGTCAGCTACGAGCAGCTGCACGCCACCGCGCTGCGCTGGGCGGGGGCGCTGGCCGTCGGCCCGGACGGGCCACCCCGGGTGGTCGGCATCCTGGCCGGCAAGACCCTGGAGTCGTACGCCGGGCTGCTCGCCACCCTGTACGTCGGCGCGACCGCCGTGCCGCTGCACCCTGAGTTCCCGGCGGCGCGGACCGCCGGAATGCTCACCGCGTGCGGGGTCTCCGTCCTGCTGCTCGACGACGCCGGGCTGGCGGTCCGGGCGGAGATGGGTGACGCGGTGGCCGGGGTGCCGGTGTTCGCGCCGGTGGTCGACCCGCGCGGCAGCGGTGCCGGGCTGCGGCTGCCGGTGGCCTCGGCGACGCCGCTGGCCGCGCCCCGCCCCGCCGGCCCCGACGACGTGGCCTACGTGCTGTTCACCTCCGGCTCGACGGGGCGGCCCAAGGGGGTGCCGATCACCCACGGCAACCTGCGGCACTACTTCTCGGTGCTGGACGACAGGTACGATTTCGGGCCCGACGACCGGTTCTCCCAGTCGTTCGACCTGAACTTCGACTGCGCGATGTTCGACCTGTTCTGCGCCTGGGGTGCCGGGGCGAGCGTGCATCCGGTGCCGCCTGTGGCCTACCGGGACGTGCCGAAGTTCGTCGCCGAGCGGGGCCTGACCGTGTGGTTCTCCACCCCCAGCGCGATCACCCTGGTCCGGCGGACCGACCGGCTGACCGCGGCGGCGATGCCGTCACTGCGGTGGAGTTTCTTCGCCGGGGAGGCGTTGCACGCCGCCGACGCGGTGGACTGGCAGGCGGCGGCCCCCGGGTCGACCCTGGAGAACATCTACGGCCCCACCGAGCTGACCGTCACCATCACCGGGCACCGCTGGTCGCCGCAGACCTCGCCGGGGCTCTGCGTCAACGGCCTGGTCCCGATCGGCGCCCTGCACGACGGGCACGACGGGGTGCTGCTCGACGCCGACGGCGCCGCCAGCGAGGTGGAGGGCGAGCTCTGCATCACCGGCCCGCAGCTCACCCCCGGCTACCTCGATCCGGCCGACGACCAGGGCCGGTTCCTGGTCCGCGACGGCCGACGCTGGTACCGCACCGGCGACCGGGTCCGGCGGCTGGAGAACAAGGAACTGATCTACCTGGGCCGGTTGGACTCCCAGGTGCAGGTGCACGGCTGGCGGGTGGAGCTGGCCGAGATCGAGCACGCGTTGCGCGACTGCCCCGGCATCGAGGACGCGGTCACCGTGGCCCGCGCCGCAGCCGGCGGCACCGAACTGGTGGTCTTCTACACCGGGGAGCCGACCGCCCCGGCGGAGCTGGCCCGGCAGCTGCGGAAGATCCTGCCGAAGGGCATGCTGCCGCGCTCGTACCGGCACCTGCCGGAGTTCCCGCTGAACTCCAACCGCAAGGTGGACCGCGCCCGGCTGGCCCGCGAGGCCGCCGAACACTGA
- a CDS encoding D-alanine--poly(phosphoribitol) ligase — MSRENFARTHASVETLHEFLLAGARLTPDKPAVIQVVGGEVGSISYRQLAQRVDGYAAALDELGLDIGDRVILESDTSPTAIAVFLACSSLGLTFIPVSPETPAQRLALIAESTAAALHLQPVDGRREGVPAPMGTARFGPDGIQVERTPAPRTRHRRELVPTDPAYMIFTSGTTGRPKGVVMSHRGVLAFFRGMLRHGIVSAEDRVATTSPLQFDFSLLDIGLALGSGAAVVPVPRALLRWPRRFVQFLADGGATQVNGVPSIWRGVLRHEFAGLAALGEQIRGVLYSGENFPLPEMRELQRALPHARVVNCFGSSESIAASFTDVPNPLPDDVDRISIGHAHPGAEMLLIDEDGRPVDSPGTVGQIHLRSAALFHGYWNDPEATAAALVPDPLNPATGQVVFRTGDLAYRGEGGELYFIGRVDSLVKVRGNRVELGEVERRVRDFPGIAGAAALMLPQEGKDPVLAVFVVLDEGVTGVEEMELGAFCLEALPDYMVPQQVRVLDELPVNANGKVDRRALAARAGQPTQA; from the coding sequence ATGAGTCGAGAGAACTTCGCGCGCACGCACGCCTCGGTGGAGACGTTGCACGAGTTCCTGTTGGCGGGCGCCCGGCTGACGCCCGACAAGCCGGCCGTCATCCAGGTCGTCGGCGGCGAGGTCGGCTCCATCTCATACCGTCAGCTTGCCCAGCGTGTGGACGGTTACGCCGCCGCCCTCGACGAACTCGGCCTGGACATCGGCGACCGGGTGATCCTGGAGTCGGACACCTCCCCGACCGCGATCGCCGTGTTCCTGGCCTGTTCCTCGCTGGGTCTGACCTTCATCCCGGTCAGCCCGGAGACGCCGGCCCAGCGGCTCGCGCTGATCGCCGAGAGCACCGCCGCGGCGCTGCACCTGCAACCCGTCGACGGACGCCGGGAGGGGGTACCCGCGCCGATGGGGACCGCCCGGTTCGGCCCGGACGGCATCCAGGTCGAGCGGACGCCCGCGCCGCGTACCCGGCACCGCCGGGAACTGGTGCCCACCGACCCGGCCTACATGATCTTCACGTCCGGCACCACCGGCCGCCCGAAGGGCGTGGTGATGAGCCACCGGGGGGTGCTCGCCTTCTTCCGGGGCATGCTGCGGCACGGCATCGTCTCCGCCGAGGACCGGGTCGCCACCACCTCGCCGCTGCAGTTCGACTTCTCGCTGCTCGACATCGGGCTGGCGCTGGGCAGCGGCGCGGCCGTGGTGCCGGTGCCCCGCGCGCTGCTGCGCTGGCCGCGCCGCTTCGTGCAGTTCCTCGCCGACGGCGGCGCCACCCAGGTCAACGGGGTCCCGTCGATCTGGCGGGGGGTGCTGCGGCACGAGTTCGCCGGGCTGGCCGCGCTCGGCGAGCAGATCCGCGGGGTGCTCTACTCCGGTGAGAACTTCCCCCTGCCGGAGATGCGCGAGCTGCAACGCGCCCTGCCGCACGCCCGGGTGGTCAACTGCTTCGGCAGCAGCGAGTCCATCGCCGCGTCGTTCACCGACGTGCCGAACCCGCTGCCCGACGACGTCGACCGGATCTCCATCGGGCACGCCCACCCGGGCGCGGAGATGCTGCTGATCGACGAGGACGGCCGGCCGGTCGACTCCCCGGGGACCGTCGGGCAGATCCACCTGCGCAGCGCCGCCCTGTTCCACGGCTACTGGAACGACCCGGAGGCCACCGCCGCCGCGCTGGTCCCCGACCCGCTCAACCCGGCCACCGGTCAGGTCGTCTTCCGCACCGGAGACCTGGCGTACCGGGGCGAGGGCGGGGAGTTGTACTTCATCGGCCGGGTCGACTCTCTGGTCAAGGTCCGCGGCAACCGGGTCGAGCTGGGTGAGGTGGAGCGTCGGGTCCGGGACTTCCCGGGCATCGCCGGGGCCGCCGCGCTGATGCTGCCCCAGGAGGGCAAGGACCCGGTGCTCGCCGTGTTCGTGGTGCTCGACGAGGGCGTCACCGGCGTGGAGGAGATGGAACTGGGCGCGTTCTGCCTGGAGGCGCTGCCCGACTACATGGTGCCGCAACAGGTGCGGGTCCTCGACGAGCTGCCGGTCAACGCCAACGGCAAGGTCGACCGCCGCGCCCTCGCCGCCCGCGCCGGGCAACCCACGCAAGCCTGA
- a CDS encoding acyl carrier protein, whose translation MWDQRFEAILRQHLPFLDPEEPLLAGTSLRDSGLDSLAMVELLATLESEYAVRFVDEAMSMETFATPHTLWSVLNDMRGAPAPV comes from the coding sequence ATGTGGGATCAACGGTTCGAGGCCATCCTGCGCCAGCACCTGCCCTTCCTCGACCCCGAGGAGCCCCTGCTGGCCGGCACCAGCCTGCGCGACTCGGGCCTGGACTCCCTCGCCATGGTCGAGCTGCTGGCCACCCTGGAGAGCGAGTACGCCGTGCGGTTCGTCGACGAGGCGATGTCGATGGAGACGTTCGCCACCCCGCACACGCTGTGGAGCGTGCTGAACGACATGCGCGGTGCTCCCGCTCCCGTGTGA
- a CDS encoding aldo/keto reductase family oxidoreductase: MLTRSLPGGTWTLGDLTVTRFGYGAMQLAGPGVMGPPADPDGALAVLREVVALGITHIDTSDAYGPHVTNRLIRAALHPYPEGLHLVTKVGATRDGQGGWPPAREPAQLRQAVHENLENLRVETLDLVNLRLGDATGPRPGPLAEPFEALVALQQQGLIRHLGLSNVTADQVAEAQAIAPIVCVQNLYNLAYRRDDALIDRLAGQGVAYVPYFPLGGFSPLQSAALSAVAARRDAMPMAVALAWLLQRSPNILLIPGTSSVAHLRENVAGAGLVLTATDLTELDAIGG; this comes from the coding sequence ATGCTCACCCGATCTCTGCCCGGCGGCACCTGGACGCTGGGCGACCTGACCGTCACCCGGTTCGGCTACGGCGCCATGCAGCTCGCCGGCCCCGGGGTGATGGGACCGCCCGCCGATCCCGACGGCGCGCTCGCCGTCCTGCGGGAGGTGGTCGCCCTCGGCATCACCCACATCGACACCAGCGACGCCTACGGACCGCACGTCACCAACCGGCTGATCCGGGCGGCCCTGCACCCGTACCCCGAGGGGTTGCACCTGGTGACCAAGGTCGGCGCGACCCGGGACGGGCAGGGCGGCTGGCCCCCGGCCCGGGAGCCGGCGCAACTGCGCCAGGCCGTGCACGAGAACCTGGAGAACCTCCGGGTGGAGACGCTCGACCTGGTCAACCTCCGGCTCGGCGACGCCACCGGACCCCGGCCCGGCCCGCTCGCCGAACCGTTCGAGGCGCTCGTCGCGCTCCAGCAGCAGGGCCTGATCCGGCACCTGGGGCTCAGCAACGTGACGGCCGACCAGGTCGCCGAGGCGCAGGCCATCGCCCCGATCGTCTGTGTGCAGAACCTCTACAACCTCGCGTACCGCCGGGACGACGCGCTGATCGACCGGCTCGCCGGGCAGGGGGTGGCCTACGTGCCGTACTTCCCGCTGGGTGGCTTCAGCCCCCTGCAGTCCGCGGCGCTCTCGGCCGTGGCCGCCCGGCGGGACGCCATGCCGATGGCGGTCGCCCTGGCCTGGCTGCTGCAACGGTCACCCAACATCCTGCTCATCCCCGGCACCTCGTCGGTGGCCCACCTGCGGGAGAACGTCGCCGGCGCGGGGCTCGTGCTCACCGCCACCGACCTGACCGAACTGGACGCGATCGGCGGTTGA
- a CDS encoding winged helix-turn-helix transcriptional regulator produces the protein MATRTAAQRRAETTVAYDAFMAQCPSRELLARISDKWVALVLAALRTDGSHRFGADCAGTPRPMRYSELSRLLAGVSQKMLTQTLRSLERDGLVSRTVTPTVPVTVSYELTDLGFSLHETMRGLKTWAETHLDDVHAHRAAYDARAA, from the coding sequence ATGGCGACGAGGACGGCGGCCCAGCGCAGGGCGGAGACGACGGTGGCGTACGACGCCTTCATGGCGCAGTGTCCCAGTCGGGAGCTGCTCGCCCGGATCTCCGACAAGTGGGTCGCGCTGGTGCTGGCCGCGCTGCGCACCGACGGCTCGCACCGGTTCGGCGCGGACTGCGCCGGCACTCCCCGGCCGATGCGCTACTCGGAGCTGTCCCGCCTGCTGGCCGGGGTCAGCCAGAAGATGCTCACCCAGACGCTGCGCTCCCTGGAACGTGACGGCCTGGTCAGCCGCACCGTCACGCCGACGGTGCCGGTCACCGTCAGCTACGAGCTGACCGACCTCGGCTTCTCCCTGCACGAGACGATGCGCGGCCTCAAGACCTGGGCCGAGACCCACCTGGACGACGTGCACGCCCACCGCGCGGCCTACGACGCCCGCGCCGCCTGA
- a CDS encoding proline iminopeptidase-family hydrolase: protein MDDMALAPTAKGTVEFGEHRTWYRVTGELHDGRPPLVVLHGGPGSTHDYLLNLAELSRSGRPVVHYDQLGNGGSTHLPGRGADFWTVELFLAELDNLLRRLGIAEEYVLLGQSWGGVLAAAHAVQRPAGLRGLVIANAPASYPLWLPELDVLRAALPPGVDATLRRHEAAGTTGSPAYTAAMMVFYQRHVCRCKPLPPELMASFMEINGDPTVYHAMNGPSEFHIIGTLRDYSLVDRLPQIDVPTLVVSGEHDEVTPAAVRPFHDLVPGAHWEIIEGASHLPHLETPERFTELLTQFLDKL, encoded by the coding sequence GTGGACGACATGGCACTGGCACCGACCGCCAAGGGCACCGTCGAGTTCGGCGAGCACCGGACCTGGTACCGGGTGACCGGCGAGCTGCACGACGGCCGGCCGCCGCTGGTGGTGCTGCACGGTGGTCCCGGCAGCACCCACGACTACCTGCTCAACCTGGCCGAGCTGAGCCGGTCCGGCCGGCCGGTGGTGCACTACGACCAGCTCGGCAACGGCGGCTCCACCCACCTGCCGGGCCGGGGCGCCGACTTCTGGACCGTGGAGCTGTTCCTCGCCGAACTGGACAACCTGCTGCGCCGGCTCGGCATCGCCGAGGAGTACGTGCTGCTGGGGCAGTCCTGGGGCGGGGTGCTGGCGGCGGCGCACGCGGTACAACGGCCCGCCGGGCTGCGCGGCCTGGTGATCGCCAACGCGCCCGCGTCGTACCCGCTGTGGCTGCCGGAGCTCGACGTGCTGCGGGCGGCGCTGCCCCCGGGCGTGGACGCGACGCTGCGCCGGCACGAGGCCGCCGGCACCACCGGCAGCCCCGCGTACACGGCGGCGATGATGGTCTTCTACCAGCGGCACGTGTGCCGGTGCAAGCCGCTGCCGCCGGAGCTGATGGCCTCGTTCATGGAGATCAACGGCGATCCGACCGTCTACCACGCGATGAACGGGCCGAGCGAGTTCCACATCATCGGCACGCTGCGCGACTACTCGCTCGTCGACCGGCTGCCGCAGATCGACGTGCCCACCCTGGTCGTCAGCGGCGAGCACGACGAGGTCACCCCGGCGGCGGTACGCCCCTTCCACGACCTGGTTCCCGGGGCCCACTGGGAGATCATCGAGGGGGCCAGCCACCTGCCCCACCTGGAGACCCCGGAGCGGTTCACCGAGCTGCTCACCCAGTTTCTCGACAAGCTCTGA